In one Phyllostomus discolor isolate MPI-MPIP mPhyDis1 chromosome 8, mPhyDis1.pri.v3, whole genome shotgun sequence genomic region, the following are encoded:
- the LOC114504079 gene encoding ras-related GTP-binding protein A-like — protein MKKKVLLMGKSGSGKTSMRSVIFANCMARDTRHLGATVDVERSHVRFPGGLVLNLWDCGGQHAFPERCPAGRRGGVFRDVAALVYVFDVGSRDLEEDAHLYQSCLEAILRSSPAARIFCLVHKMDLVQEDQRDLVFAEREEDLRRLSRPLECVCFRTSIWDETLYGAWSGVVCQLLPNARQLEASLSSFARIIEAEEVLLFESTTFLAIAHYQRGERRAARGAEKISNIMRQFRLSCRKLTAAFQSMEVRNSHFAAFVCAFTSNTCVMVVMSDPSIPSAATLINICNAGRHFEKLERPELPERSLLAR, from the coding sequence ATGAAGAAGAAGGTGCTGCTGATGGGGAAGAGCGGGTCGGGGAAGACCAGCATGCGGTCGGTCATCTTCGCGAACTGCATGGCTCGCGACACCCGGCACCTGGGCGCCACCGTGGACGTGGAGCGCTCGCACGTGCGGTTTCCGGGCGGCCTGGTGCTGAACCTGTGGGACTGCGGCGGGCAGCACGCCTTCCCGGAGAGGTGCCCCGCGGGCCGGCGCGGCGGCGTCTTCCGGGACGTGGCGGCGCTGGTGTACGTGTTCGACGTGGGGAGCCGCGACCTGGAGGAGGACGCGCACCTCTACCAGTCGTGCCTGGAGGCCATCCTGCGGAGCTCCCCCGCGGCCCGCATCTTCTGCCTGGTGCACAAGATGGACCTGGTGCAGGAGGACCAGCGCGACCTGGTTTTCGCCGAGCGCGAGGAGGACCTGCGGCGCTTGTCTCGCCCGCTGGAGTGCGTGTGCTTCCGCACGTCCATCTGGGACGAAACCCTCTACGGAGCCTGGTCCGGTGtggtctgccagctgcttccCAACGCCCGGCAGCTGGAGGCGAGCCTGAGCAGTTTTGCGCGCATCATCGAGGCCGAGGAGGTGCTGCTGTTCGAGAGCACCACGTTCCTGGCCATCGCCCACTACCAGCGCGGAGAGCGGCGCGCCGCCCGCGGGGCGGAGAAGATCAGCAACATCATGAGGCAGTTCAGGCTGAGCTGCCGGAAGCTGACCGCTGCCTTCCAGAGCATGGAAGTGAGGAACTCCCACTTCGCCGCTTTCGTCTGCGCCTTCACGTCCAACACCTGCGTGATGGTGGTGATGTCGGACCCGTCCATCCCGTCGGCGGCGACGCTGATCAACATCTGCAATGCCGGGAGGCACTTCGAGAAGCTGGAGAGGCCGGAGCTTCCCGAGCGCAGCCTCCTTGCGCGCTGA